TAGCCCGCAGGAAAGGTGACTCAAAAAGCTTAAAGAGATGAGTGCAGAGCGGGTCATGCCTCTTTGCCATATTCCGGCCGAAGTAGATGCTGAGCACAAATTCGGTTGACTGTATGGGCGCAAGGCTCTTCTGGATAAGCTCTTCCAGTTCATCTGAAGCAACGCGTATGATGGTCTGGGATTTCAGGTCCTGTATCGTGCTGATGCTCGGTATGGGCTTGTGCCCTCTTGCGGCCGCAAGCAGCGAGACATAGTAGCCTGTGCTCTGATAACGGTAGGACCGGCAGAGATTGAAGACCTTCACGTCGCGCATCGCGGCATAGCCGGGATCAGTAAGATAGGTCTTTGCAGCGACAAGTTCACTTCCTTCAAAATGAATGGGAAGATCATGTGGGTCATTGACTACAATCAGTATTGCCAATCTTCTTCCTTACTTTGCCTTTTTCGGTTCGATGATGAGCAGGTTCGCGTCATAGGTTAGAACCCCGAGAAGGACTGAACATAAAACCCTGTCTATCGAGATCATATAATGGTGGCTTTCAGAATACGGATTCGCGAGAAAAGGGTCAGCCACCATGACGGTGCGCTCCTCTCTGTTATATCCGTTCAACACGACAAAATGCCCTGCCGGCTCTCCCTTGACATCATCCCAGTCGTTCAACTCTCCTAACTCTCTTGGGCTCTGATAAAGATAGGTTGAACTGAGGCCGGTCAAGATCGGGGCAGCCCGGTTAAGGTATTTTCTGATAAGCGCCTTGGTCAGGTCTTTTAATCTGAGCTTGCCGCCAAGCTGTAGAAATTCAAGGAAGCCCTCTGTCGCCACATGAAGTTTGGGAACATTCTTTGCCGACATCTGCGCTTTCAGACGTTCCTGTATATCCGGCCCGTCTTCCGTAAACCATGTCGGGTCAAAGATGTTGAGGTTGTATGTGTAGATCGTTGCGGTATATCCGCGGTTCAAGGCGTGGCATGCAAGAAATACGGCAAGTGTGCCGCCTTCTTCAAGATATCTGACCTCTTTGACAACCTGATCCAGCGAAATATCGTCTCCGAAATAATTATATACCGCGTGCAGGCATGCAGGGCCGCATGTTGTTTCGGTGGGCTGGGCTAAGATATTGAAATCAAGGCTTTGTTTCACTTGCTGAAATAGGTCATATCATCACCTTATTTTCGGGTCGATCACACTGTTATTATATAACTTAAACTTGGCCAAAAATCAATTTAACTTTTTTCTAACTGTCTCAGTCAGATCTCTTTTTGAAAGGTATCAGGTCATACACAAGCCCTATTGTAGGCGTTGTGCTTATGACCTTTAAAAAGAGCTTGGAATATGGGATATGCTCAACCTCCCTGACCTCTCGCAGCTTCGGAATGAAGATGAACGAGGCTATGTACCTGATCAAGCAGCTCACAACGAATACCAGAAGGTACTGCGACTGGAACAATTGATTGTAGCGGACTATCAGGCTGCCTGTCATAGAGCCGGCAAATATGGCGATGCCGTTAATAACATTGTAATATGCGATGCCGGTCGCCCTTTTTTGAGGCGTTGTCGTGTCAAAGATGAAATTAAATGATGCTATCTCAAAACCTGCCCAGACAAAACCCGCGTAAAACTGGACTCCTATGAGATACCAGACTTCACCGGAAAAGACCCAGAGAAATGGCGCCAGAGGCATTAAAAAACCTGTCAGGCTCAGGACCTTTCTTGTTCCGAACCGGTCGGACGCCTTGCCCCAGACCGGCATGAAGATCAGTTTCGAAATGATGGCTGCCGCAATGATGATGGTATATGTCGAGTAGCTGAATTTCAGGTCGTTCAGCATATAGGGGGTAAAGAACGGCGCTGACATATAGACACATGCATTCATTAAACTAAGGTAGAGCACAAATGTGCCGTAGTTTCTGAACCGCGCCTGCCTGATGAACTCGATAAAACTGAATTCTGCTGATTCAGGCACTTCATACAGCGGCTCGTACTTTTTTCGCAGAAAGAAAAATGAGGCTATCCTGGAACAAAGAGCAAGTGAGAAGATCGTGATAAAGCCGATATACTGCATTTCAGGCGTGCTTGAGAAATTCTGAAGGATGCATCCTCCTGCCATGTAAGCTGAGAATGTTGCGAATCCGGTTATCTTGTTCCTCTTGCCGAAGTAAGCGCCCCGTTCATTTTCATTCACAAGGTCTCCCATCCAGCTGTTCCATGCGGGGCTCAGGATCATGCCGAACAGCCAGTAGAGGCATGCAAAGAATATCAGATGCGCGATACGGAATGTTCCGAAGAAGAATACGAGGGATATCGGAATGTACATTAAGCCTTGCAGCAGGGCCGCTGCTGAGACGAGATTTTTCCGCGACCTGAAGAGCCTGATAAGACTGTTGGAGTAGAGCTGTGAAAGTGAACCTATCAGCAGAGGCATGGAGCTTAACAGGCCGAGGCTTATATTGGTTGCTTTGAGAAAGACCGCAAAAGGGGCTAAAAAAGATTCACCGAAACCTATCATCGACGCGGCAAAGGTCCCGTCAATGATAGAGTAATGAAGGCTCCTCTTTATCCTGTCACTGCCGTTAGTCTTCATATCCTGCTTTCCATAAGCGAAGCAATGCGGGGAATAAATTCAGCTGTTAAATTTATTGCAGTGCTGATAAATATAATATTTGTTATTGCTTCCGGTCAAATTTCATATATAATTCATTCTATCAGGGAAGGATGGAACATTTGAAGATATTAACCGTAAATACAGGAAGTTCCTCTGTCCGCCTTGCCGCATTTATAAATACCGGCAGTGTAACAAAGAAGCTGGCTGACAAACATTTAAAGCTTGATGATAGAGCGCCAGAGACTTTACTGCGCTCTTTTCTTGAAGACTGCGGCAGTCAGAATATTCAATGCGTTGCCCACCGTGTTGTGCATGGGGGCACAAAACTTATTCAGCCATGTGTGATAAATTCTGAAATTGAGGATGAGATCGGCCGTCTTTCAGTTATGGCGCCGCTGCACAATCCCGTTGCGCTGAAATGGATCCGCATATGCCGCGAATTATTCGGGCAGAACATTCCGCAGGTTGCGGTCTTTGATACCGCTTTCTATTCTCAGATGCCTGAAGTTGCAAAGACGTATGCCTTGCCGCGTGATATCTGCAGAGAGCATGGGATAAGGCGTTACGGTTTTCACGGCCTTGCTCACAGCGCCATGCTGCAAAGATGGCAGGAGATTCGGCCTGATCTGAAAGAAAGCGGCAGGGTTATTTCGCTTCAGCTTGGCGCAGGCTGTTCTATAACGGCGGTAAGAGACTGCAAGGCGGTGGATACTTCCATGGGATTCTCACCGCTTGAGGGGCTGGTCATGGCAACACGTTCAGGAGATATTGACCCTGAGATAGTAATATTTCTTCAAAAGTCCGGAAGTCTCACATCTGATGAGATACATAAGGTGCTGAGCGAGTCCTCAGGTTTATTGGGTTTATCAGGCATCAGCGCTGATATGCGAGTGCTGCTTGAAAGCGACAAGCCTGAAGCGCGCCTTGCAATTGATCTTTACTGCTACCGCGCAAGAAAATATACAGGCTCATACCTTTCGGTTCTCAATGGGGTGGATGTCATACTCTTCGGCGGCGGGGTAGGGGAAAATGCTCCGTTGATAAGAGAGCGCATTCTCCATGATATGAAATGGTGCGGCATAGAGCTTGACCGCCGCATTAACAATGATACAATTGCTATAGAAGGGCGCATCACTTCATCCTCAAGCAAAATTGAAGCGTGGGTGATTCCCGTAGACGAAGCCGCAGTCCTTGCAAAAGAGGCGTTTACAATTATAGGAGGCTAATATGAGTAACGTTTTATCCGCAGAGAAATTAAAGTTAATGAACGCTTACTGGCGCGCGGCAAATTATCTTGCCGTGGGGCAGATATATCTTTATGACAATCCGCTTCTGAAGGAGCCTTTGAAGATAGAACACATAAAGCCGAGGCTTCTCGGCCACTGGGGCACGACCCCGGGACTCAACTTTATTTATGTTCATCTAAACAGGATCATTAAAGAGCATGATCTGAATATAATCTATATTGCCGGTCCCGGGCACGGCGGCCCTGCGATAGTTGCCAACACTTATCTTGAAGGCACATACAGCGAGGTCTATCCGCATATCTCACAGGATGCCGACGGAATGAAGAAGCTCTTTAAGCAGTTCTCATTTCCCGGCGGTATTCCCAGCCATGTTGCCCCTGAGACGCCGGGTTCGATCCATGAGGGAGGCGAGCTCGGATATGCGGTCTCTCACGCCTACGGCGCGGTATTTGACAACCCCGGACTTATCGCTGCCTGTGTTGTCGGAGACGGCGAGGCAGAGACAGGCCCGCTTGCAGCTGCATGGCATTCAAACAAGTTTCTAAATCCTGCCCGCGATGGAGCGGTACTGCCGATACTTCATCTGAACGGATACAAGATAGCCAATCCTACATTACTTGCAAGGATCAGCCATGAGGAGCTTGAAGACCTTTTTGTTGGATATGGCTATAAACCATATTTTGTTGAAGGGTCAGAGCCTGAGGCCATGCACCAATTGATGGCTTCCACAATGGATAAGGTTTTTGCAGAGATAAGATCCATTCAGAACGATGCCCGTTTAAACGGGGTGACAAAACGGCCTCAGTGGCCGATGATAGTAATGCGTACGCCTAAAGGCTGGACAGGCCCGAAGGAAGTTGACGGCAAGAAGACCGAGGGTTTCTGGAGGTCGCATCAGGTTCCTTTTTCAGAGATGACCGGCAATTCCGGCCACATCAAACTTCTTGAAGACTGGATGAAGAGTTACAGGGCTGAAGAGCTCTTTGATGAGAAAGGCATGCTTAAACCTGAGCTGTCTGAACTCGCTCCAAAAGGCGAGCGGCGCATGGGCGCGAATCCTCATGCCAACGGCGGCGCTCTGCTCAAAGCTTTGAAGATGCCTGACTTCCGCGATTATGCGTTAAAGGTAGATGCACCTGGGCAGGTTGAGGGAGAGGCCACTCGCGTTATGGGGTTCTTTATGCGGGATATAATGAAGCTCAATATGAAGAGCAGCAACTTCCGCGTCTTCGGCCCGGATGAGACAGCATCAAACCGGCTCGGCGCGCTCTTTGAAGTAACAGACCGTGTGTGGATGTCAGACACGATACCCGAAGACGACCATCTCTCTCCTGACGGAAGGGTGATGGAGATTTTGAGCGAGCATACATGCCAGGGCTGGCTTGAAGGTTATCTGCTCACAGGACGCCACGGGCTCTTCTCGTGCTACGAGGCCTTTATCCATATCATTGACTCGATGTTCAACCAGCACGCCAAGTGGCTGAAGGTCACGTCAAAAGAGATACCCTGGCGCCGTCCTATCGCATCTCTTAACTATCTGCTGACATCGCATGTTTGGAGGCAGGATCATAACGGCTTCAGCCATCAGGACCCCGGCTTTATCGATCATGTCGTGAACAAGAAGGCGGACATCATCCGTGTTTATCTTCCGCCTGACGCGAACACACTTCTCTTTGTGACAGACAAATGCCTGCGAAGCCGTGACTTCATAAATGTCATAGTCGCGGGCAAACAGCCTGCTCCGCAGTGGCTTGATATGGATGCCGCCATAAAGCACTGCACATACGGGATAGGCATATGGGAATGGGCAAGCAATGACAGGGGTTCGGAGCCTGATGTTGTCATGGCATGCGCAGGTGATGTCCCCACACTTGAAACGCTTGCAGCGGTTGACATTCTCCGTCAGCAGATGCCCGGCCTGAAGATACGGGTCATCAATGTTGTTGACCTTATGACACTCCAGCCGAAAGAGGAGCATCCGCACGGGCTCTCGGACAAAGATTTTGACACGCTATTCACAAAGGATAAGCCGATAATATTCGCGTATCACGGTTATCCATGGCTTATTCACCGTCTCACATACCGCAGGACAAATCACAAGAACCTTCATGTCAGGGGATACAAAGAAGAAGGCACCACCTCAACTCCCTTTGATATGGTCGTCTGCAACGACCTCGACCGTTTTCATCTTGTTGCAGATGTGATAGACCGCGTGCCGGATCTCGGTTCAGTCGCAGCTTACACCAAACAGTTTGTTCGTGATAAACTTATTGAGCATAAGCAGTACATCAAGAAGTACGGGCAGGATATGCCTGAGATCCGTGAGTGGACATGGAAACAAAATAATAGCTGAAAAATATTAAGGAGGGTTAATGATGAGATCAATAACAAAATCCGTATTGGGGATACTGCTGACAGCGTTTCTTTGCCTTGGTGCTTCAGCAGGCTGGGCGCTGCACGACTATTTCAAGAGCCTTGATACCAACAATGACGGCAAAGTAGACCTTCAGGAGTTCTCAGGCGAGATGAAGAAGTATATCTTTGATGAGCTTGATGCTGACAAGAACAATGAAGTGACTGAAAGCGAATGGGGCAGCGTTCCCGATATAACTGAAGAGAAAGAGCATGAGAGTGTTTTTAAGAAGATGGACAGGAATACGGACAGCAGGATCACCTTTTTTGAATTCTCAGATTACGCTGAGAGCAACTCAAACATACAAAAGGCATTTATGGGGCTTGATATGGACAAGAACAATCTCCTCTCTCCTGACGAGGTCTCATCCCGCCCGACGTTCAGGATGATAACGGTGCATTTTTAAGAGGCGATATATCTGACCAAATGGAATATTTGACCTTTTTCATCTTCGCGTTTACGTCAATCTTTGTCATCGTCAACCCGGTGAGCGGTATCCTTACATTCATTTCACTGACAGAGGGGATGAGCCCTGATGAAAGGAACGGCGTTGCGCTGCGTTCCGTGACCGTTGCCTGTATTATGGCGATAGTTTTTGCGGTTGCGGGCGAGGGCATCATGAGGTTTTTCAGCATCACGGTAGACAGCCTGCGCGTGGCAGGCGGCGTCCTTCTATTTCTCATAGCGATTGACATGCTTCATGGCAGGGTATCCAGAGAGAGCGTGACTCCTGAAGAGGTGAGGGATGCGTCAAACAGGGATTATGTGGCGGTATTTCCTATGGCGATCCCGCTGCTCACCGGCCCCGGCGCAATAACCACTGTCATCATATTGATAAGGACCGGCAGGACGCTGGAGATGAAGCTGATCACGCTTCTTGCCATTGTTCTCACATTCTTCCTCTCTTATCTTTTCTTCAGGTTTGCCAACACTATAAACAGAATAATAGGCGTCACTGTATCTCTCGTCATAACGCGCATAATGGGACTTCTTCTCGGAGCGATAGCAGTAAACTTTGTCACTGAAGGGTTGTGGAATATATATAAGTCGTTTAATTGATTTTAACTCTCGAAGGATAGGAGATAACCAATGTCTATTAATATCTCTTTCCATGGCGGTGTCGACACTGTGACCGGCTCGTGCCATCTGCTTCAGGCAGGAGGTTTGAATATCCTTGTTGACTGCGGGCTCTTCCAGGGCGGGACTGATATCGATGAAAAGAACTATGACGATTTCGGATTTGATCCTTCCTCTATAGATTATCTACTTGTCACGCACGGCCATCTTGACCATTGCGGACGGATACCGATCCTTGTCAAAAAAGGCTTCAAGGGGAAGATCATTACTACCGCGGCAACCGGCGAGATCGCAAAGGTAATCCTGCTTGACTCCGCAAAGATACAGGAAGAGGATTTTGAGAGATGGAAGAGGATAAAGAGGCGCAGGGGACAGATACAGCGGGAGCCTCTATATACAACACTCGATGCTGTTGACGCACTTGTGCATTTTGATCCAAGCGCGCGATATGAGACCCCGATCAAATTAAACGGAAGCGTAACAGCAACCTTCATGGACGCGGGGCATATCTTCGGGTCTGCATTCATAGAGATCAAGGTCAAGGGTTTTGGAACGCTAATATTTTCCGGCGATCTCGGCAACAGGGGCAAGCCGATCCTTAATGACCCTTCATTTCCTGAGAAAGCTGATGTGGTCATAATTGAAAGCACGTATTCAAACAGGAACCATAAAAATATTGATGACTCAGTGGCTGAATTCCGTCAGGCTATAATCGATACATTCAAAAGAGGCGGAAATGTCCTCATACCTTCATTTGCATTGGAAAGGGCGCAGGACCTGCTTTATTATCTGAGGGAATTTCGTCAGAACGCGGAGATACCTGCATGCAGTGTATATCTTGATTCTCCGATGGCGATCAATGTCGCCGACATCATGCACAGGCATCCGGGACTTTTTGATAAGGAAGCAGCCGGGCTGTTACAGCGAGGAATAGACCCTTTCATGTTCCAGGGTTTAAAGCTTACAAGGTTTCCTGAAGAATCAAGAAAGATCAATTTCATCAAGAGCAACGCCATTATCATTGCGGGTTCAGGCATGTGCAACGGCGGAAGGATAAGCCATCATCTTAAGCATAATATATGGAGAAAAGAATCTTCAGTGGTATTCGCGGGCTATCAGGCTGCTGGCACACTTGGCCGAAAGATAGTTGACGGCAACAGGAGGGTGAAGATCTTTGATGAGCCTTTCAAGGTAAACGCAAAGATATATACGATAGGCGGTTTTTCAGCGCACGCTGACAAGGATATCCTTTTGGACTGGCTGCGGCACTGCAAAGGTCTTGATAAACTCTTCCTCGTGCACGGCGAGCGTGACATTATTGAGGGATTTAGAAAAGATTTAGTGAAGAAGAAAATAGCCGCGAAGGTTAATGTCCCGCACCTGCACCAGTCGTTTGTGATTGGGTGAGCCGTTATAAAATCCTCTTGTTTTATACCTCAGCAACCTGATGGATAACTTCTGAGATATAACTTTGATATTTTACGCCGACCTTTTTTGCTTTAATTTTTATTTTTTCAATATCTTCGCTATTAACTCTTATGGTCATCGTTATATTTTTTTTCCTTGCCTTAAGAACCTTTTCTATTTTTTCCAGCTCTTTCCCATTTATTGGAGTATATGCTCCACGAATTAAGGCGTTTTCGATCTCTTTTTCTTCTTTGGATAATTTAATTCTATTCATTTTTTCACCTCATTTTTATTGTGTTTTATAGTGTAGCTGCGGCTTGGGAACAATGTTTTCAGGAATATATATTCCTCCTCAACAACACAGGGTATGATCCAAATGTATTTTTTGTATTCAAACTTTAAAACCATTTGATTTTTTCTGGTTGGGTGTTTTTCTGCTCCGATAAATTTTGAATCTAATATTTCTTCAAATGATGCGCCTCTTTCTTTTTTAAGTAGTTTATTCTTGTTTTCATTCCACCTGAATTCCTTCACGATTTAAGATTAACACAAGTAAAATGTATTTACAATTATAATTACATTAAAATAGAGTGAGTGACGAGTGCCGCTGTATCGTAAACATAACAGTGAAGATGGCAGATGGGGTTGTTCAAATGCCAATAGGTAACTTCCTATTACGTAGACATTTCTAAAATAGAGTTTCCGGTATGTTGCTTTATAACTGGTGGTACACTTTTGCATGTATGGCATATTAGTACCATGATGAGGTAAAATGAAAGCAGAACTTGTTTATCATGAGAAGAGATATTTTGAGGACAGTACATTTCAGGAGATAAAGATATGGAGTGTGCCTAAAAGTAAAGACAAGCCTCATGGCATCAAATACTCTTTTACCTATATTGCTGATAACAAAAGGGTGCTGGGATATGACAATGCAGAATATAAAGGAGACCACAGGCATTACAAAGGCAGAGAGTATCCTTATATATTTCACAGCCTGGATAAATTATGGCAGGACTTTAACAGGGACATAGAAGACTTCAGGAGGAAGAGATGAGGGTAAGAGATATAAAGATATCCATAAAAACGCGGGATGAATTGTTTGATGAGGTAAAAGGTGTCTGGGGAAAGCTGGAAAAAGGGAAGAAGGTTTCAAGGCACGAGGGAATATCTTTTGAAAGCCTTGATGCCATGAGAAAGGTTCTGACAGAGAAGAGGCTGAAGATACTGAAGACGATCAAGAAAGAGCACCCGCAATCAATTTATCAACTTGCCAGCCTGCTCCACAGGGATATTAAGAATACATTCAATGATGTCCGGCTTCTGGAAGAGATGGGGCTTATAGACCTGAAGAAGACCAAAGACGGCAGAGAGAAGTGTACTCCTGAAGTGTCATATGACAGGATTGTGCTTGAGATTCCGGTAGGGTAGGAGCCGCTAAAACCACTTCTTCCTCTTAAAGAAGAACAACATCGTAATCGCCACAGCAGCCATCAGGCCCAATGCAAAGGGATAACCGTAATACCAGTTGAGTTCAGGCATGTTGAGAGGGCTGTTTTCGGTCTTGAAGTTCATGCCGTAAAGCCCGGCGATGAATGTCAGCGGTATGAATATCGCAGCGAAGATGGTGAGGACCTTCATTACTTCATTCATCCTGTTGCTTATGCTTGAGAGGTATACATCAAGCATGCCTGAGATCATGTCCCGATAAGTCTCCACTGAATCTATGACCTGTATCGTATGGTCGTAAAGGTCGCGCAGGTATATGCTGGTGGATTCTTTTATAAGAGTTGTCTCATCCCGCTCCAGGGTGCCTATTATCTCGCGCAGAGGCCATACCGATCTCCGCAGGAATATCATCTCTCTTTTTAAAGAATGTATCTTCTGTAATGTTTCAGGCTTCGGATTAATAACGAGCTCGTCCTCTATGATCTCTATCTCTTCTCCGATATTTTCAATTACCTTGAAATAATTATCCACCACTGCGTCTATGAGTGAATACGCAAGGTAATCAGCGCCTGCCTTTCTCGTGCGTCCCTTATTGAGTTTGATTCTGTCTCTTATAGGGTCAAAGATGTCCCCGATATTTTCCTGGAATGTTATGACGTAATTACTGCCGATGATAATGCTTGCCTGCTCAACATCCACAAACTTTGTTTCTTGATTGTAAGTGAGCATTTTGAGGACGATGAATATGTAGTCGTCAAATATATCCATCTTGGGGCGCTGCTCTGTATTAAGGAGGTCTTCGATGACCAGCGAATGGATATTGTAATGTTCGCCCAACTTTTCTGCTATGGGAACATCATGAAGCCCGTCAACATTGATCCATGTGACCGTCGGCCTTTCTCTGAAAGGAAAGCACTCTTCAACGTTGTGAACTTCTCTTATCTCAACATTGATCTCGTCGTAATCAATTACAGTTATCTTAACTTGCTCAGCTTTTTGTTCACCGACAAAGACCGGAGCTCCGGGAGGAAGCCCTGATTTAGTAGATCTCTTTGACCTCTTGTATCTTCTTACTCTGTGTTTGACAGGCTTGGCCATTGGTCTGTTTATAACTTTAAGAAATTTCTCAGAAGGTCCATCCCTGCCTTTGTCAGTATCGATTCAGGATGAAACTGCACTCCTTCTATGAGAAGCTCTTTATGCCGCACTCCCATGATCTCATCCATGTCAGTCCATGCTGTTATCTCAAAGCAGGCAGGAAGTGTCTCTCGCTTAATGAGGAGGGAATGGTATCTTGTCGCCTCGAAAGGATTTGGCAGGCCTTTAAATATAGTCTTGCCGTCATGATGTATCATGGACGTCTTGCCGTGCATAAGCCGCGGCGCATTTATTATGTCTCCGCCGAATGCCGCGCCTATTGACTGGTGGCCGAGGCATACGCCAAGGATCGGGAGCTTTCCTGCGAAATGTTTAATGACATCAATTGATATGCCCGCCTCTTTTGGCGTACACGGGCCCGGTGAGATGACTATCCTTTCAGGGCTCAGCATCTCTATCTCAGGGATAGTTATCCTGTCATTCCTGAAGACCTTCACATCTTCACCCAGTTCTCCAAAGTACTGGACCAGGTTGTAGGTAAAGGAATCATAGTTGTCGATCATTAATAACATAGTTAAAGCTTCTCCGCCATCTCTATCGCCTTGAACATCCCTTTTGCCTTGTTCACCGTCTCCTGATATTCCAGTTCAGGGTCAGAGTCTGCCACAATGCCTGCTCCTGCCTGGACGCAGGCTTTATCATCCTTGAATATGATAGTCCTTATTGTGATGCACATATCCATATTACCTGAAAAATCAAAGTAACCCACGCATCCGGCGTACGGCCCGCGCCTTGCGGGTTCAAGCTCCTCTATTA
This DNA window, taken from Nitrospirota bacterium, encodes the following:
- the pabA gene encoding aminodeoxychorismate/anthranilate synthase component II, producing MLLMIDNYDSFTYNLVQYFGELGEDVKVFRNDRITIPEIEMLSPERIVISPGPCTPKEAGISIDVIKHFAGKLPILGVCLGHQSIGAAFGGDIINAPRLMHGKTSMIHHDGKTIFKGLPNPFEATRYHSLLIKRETLPACFEITAWTDMDEIMGVRHKELLIEGVQFHPESILTKAGMDLLRNFLKL